One window from the genome of Pelodictyon luteolum DSM 273 encodes:
- a CDS encoding glycosyltransferase yields the protein MNNLLLGGTMIETASIHLSGPLSEASPFRLRHPGAVILSAIISLLVSMGIWSFMPGWVDSLNVLIWGNPTRSFPVWMHQVLDMFFLIYLAGSLFPFLFFIGLTMLPERRIAGNTSLPFVSVIIPSFNEEDSIAQCIESALALDYPAYEIIIVDDGSRDLTLPIIERYDVSVIRLRTNRGKVEALNRGIEKAKGEIIFFTDSDSSLDPKVLRYLVAGFSDDTVGAVAGMVLPKRHNSYLLRMQTIEYIYGQSIIKKAQLKSGGAVSICPGPATAFRRSVLLETGGYRNRTLAEDFDITLEMMELGYRAVYEPRAVSYTSAMTGWKGLRKQRIRWSRGHLQVYREHRGMMFSDIGGPISLFWMPWSLFIGYGSAFLEMAFLGVYPLLVIISSMPLLFLKLGLSYMVILECISAMQGIIPLMQARRLTPSLALASFTTQPYRIVLSYMRIVAYTHEMQERSNTW from the coding sequence ATGAACAACCTGCTCTTAGGAGGCACAATGATCGAGACTGCATCAATCCATCTTTCAGGGCCGCTCTCTGAAGCTTCGCCCTTCAGACTCAGGCATCCGGGAGCCGTCATTCTATCCGCGATCATCTCACTGCTGGTTTCCATGGGAATCTGGAGTTTCATGCCCGGGTGGGTCGACTCGCTCAATGTTCTCATCTGGGGTAATCCGACCCGGTCATTTCCCGTATGGATGCATCAGGTGCTCGACATGTTCTTCCTGATCTATCTTGCGGGGTCGCTCTTTCCGTTCCTCTTTTTCATCGGCCTTACCATGCTGCCCGAAAGGAGGATTGCAGGCAATACCTCGCTTCCGTTCGTATCGGTCATCATTCCCTCCTTCAATGAGGAGGACAGCATTGCCCAGTGCATAGAGTCGGCTCTGGCTCTCGATTACCCGGCATACGAGATCATCATCGTTGATGACGGCTCGCGGGACCTCACCCTGCCAATCATCGAGCGATATGATGTTTCCGTTATACGGCTGCGCACCAACAGGGGAAAGGTTGAGGCGCTGAACCGGGGAATTGAAAAGGCAAAGGGTGAAATCATCTTTTTTACTGATTCCGATTCATCGCTTGATCCGAAGGTTCTCCGCTACCTTGTGGCAGGCTTCAGTGATGACACTGTCGGTGCGGTTGCCGGGATGGTGCTGCCGAAGCGGCACAACAGTTACCTCCTCAGGATGCAGACCATCGAGTATATCTATGGCCAGAGCATCATCAAGAAGGCGCAGCTGAAGTCGGGCGGCGCAGTGAGCATATGCCCGGGCCCTGCCACCGCTTTCCGGCGCAGCGTACTGCTTGAGACTGGCGGGTACAGGAACAGGACTCTGGCTGAGGATTTCGACATAACGCTTGAAATGATGGAGTTGGGCTACCGTGCTGTCTACGAGCCGAGAGCCGTTTCATATACGTCGGCGATGACTGGCTGGAAGGGCCTCCGCAAGCAGCGCATACGCTGGTCAAGGGGCCATCTCCAGGTTTACCGTGAGCACCGGGGGATGATGTTTTCGGACATCGGCGGTCCCATCAGCCTGTTCTGGATGCCATGGTCGCTGTTCATCGGATATGGAAGTGCATTTCTGGAAATGGCTTTTCTCGGCGTCTATCCGCTGCTCGTCATCATTTCCTCGATGCCGCTCCTGTTCCTGAAGCTTGGGCTGTCATACATGGTGATCCTGGAGTGCATCAGCGCAATGCAGGGCATCATACCCCTCATGCAGGCACGCAGGCTGACCCCGTCTCTCGCTCTTGCTTCATTTACAACGCAGCCCTATCGCATTGTCCTGAGCTATATGCGCATTGTCGCCTATACCCACGAAATGCAGGAACGCAGCAATACCTGGTAA